AGTTTGTTTAGGTTCCGCCGGGATGTTTCTGGGCTCTGTTGTGCCGTACCCTGGACCCTGATTTCGGTCTGTTTGTACAGTTCACAGGGGATACAGTTTACCTTGCCGGTGACGATCAGCGGAGATTGCTGATTGGCTTTGGGTTAGGATTCAGTTTGACATTCCAGGAAGCGTTGCGAAGGTTGGTCATTGATGGCTAATCACCATGTCAACGGAATCATGTGCGGAACTGGGTAGGCTTATATCAGGTAACATGAGTGGGTAGCCAACAGGATGAGGAAAGGTCTGGGTAAGGGACAACAACGAAAACTTCTTTGTGGTTTTTCAGGAGAGGGATTTGTAAAGGGATTTGTCATCCAATTGcaacaagcaaacagaaaTCGTAGTTCGCTATGGTACATGCATAGGAGCTAAGTAGGCTGCTGAACTCAAGACTACTGACAAGGATGGCAAACTTGATGTgttaaaaaaaggtttttttatatttagaTATTGTAATTTTTAAATGTGCTTCATGTGCTTAGTCACGTTCCTTCATTCAGCCCATTTATGTACCAAAgataattgtttaaaattgCATGAAATTCATATTTTACAGTAACAAACTGCTTGATAAATCTCAGTTAAGGTTCCCTAACAGCCAAGAGGAATAAGTGTCTGAATAACGGAAGCAAAATTTGAGCCGTTACGGAAGTGGCTAAAATAAGTCGCGAAGCTAAACGAAATTCATACCTGAGCCATTTGTTGACGAGCACGGGTCTTTGCAGGGTAGAGGAATGTTTCGGTAATCCTAAAAAGGATACGGAAAGAATTCAATGCCATCGTAATGCAAAaagatgtgtttgtgtttcaaaaATCCAACCGCATCTGTTGTTACCTGCCGTACCTTGCTTACTCAACCGAATACAAACAAAGGAATGATGGATGGACTTCGCTTAGCGTACTTTTATCGCTTAAGTGATCCTGCGGACTTGAGTTGCATTACAACTAAAGAATTGCGAACAAACCGGGCCGGAGAGCATTATAAAGTAcacaaaaaaactgaaaacaacTTAAACTGGACCAGAAATACACAATAGAGTTCACTCGTTTACGATGTTGCAGATGCACGGCACTTGTTGAGTATGGAGTACAGATGATGGTGCTTACCTACCACTTGTACCAGAGCTCTTATGGGAGCATCAGCCCTGCACCCAAGCAGGCGGTCCTTGACAACGTCGTGCTGGAAGAAAGTGTGCCATCACCGGTTACTCAATCTTAAACCTTTTCAGCCCAACAACCTGCCCAATCCGCTTGAGTCTCGAGTTCCAATATGAATCTTGGCTAATAATAGAAAACGGAAATTGCAGCAtcgttttgcttccctttttgaAGAACTACTCAAAAGGTGACTCACATTGGCAGAAGAATAGATTCTTCGCTATTCTTGGCTGCCACATGCCTTTGATAGGCCCTCTGCCCATTCACGTGACGTCTACGGCGACGACAGACAACGGTACAGCCCGCGTGATTTATCGCGCCAACGTCACATGCATCAGGCTGTGTGGCGTGGCACCGTGATATGGTACACGGCGAGGTTTTGCGCGTTGAGCACGTAGTACCCCTGCGACAAAAGCACAGTTCGATGCTCTTTTTCTCAGCAAATCTTAAGCTAAAGTTTAAACGGCCTTCTCGAAAGGCCCGGCCCAGTGGTAGAGTGtccatgtgagagaattcgtttttattccatgtttatcaataaattaatatCACATTACGCATTTCGTTGTTAGAAGCATATCTTAGGTGTAGTACCACTCCTATCCATCGATCAATTGGCCGTTAAATGCGTCTCTTAAACCTTAAATTGAGGATTTTCTTCGGTATGCTTTGGACTTTTTTTCATTACTGTGCGTAGCCGGACTGGGCGCGCCGGTGAACTGAAAGACTGGCGGCCGGCGCACTGACTGGCAGGCAGCCGACTGCTAGTAGTAGCAATTGCCGAATGCCGAATGCCCTCtcatttcgttcgctctcACTCTTCTTACATATTACTGGATGCCGTTTGTCATGGTTAAATGCTCGAAATGTCTACTCCCTAACGTGGTCCCTGCTTCTTCCCATCCCCTCCGCACAAGGGCGATGAGAGTTCTGAAGGTAAAATCTTGCTCAAtccgacaaacaaacaaaaaaaaacactagaGTCAGCCTtttgttccttcctttccgaTCGACAATCGATTTAGCGTGTGAAGGTTGAATAGTAAaaaaaggagggaaggggagggatcTAAAATGGTGAGCATCTTCTGGCATCTTTTTCGGTAAAACAGTTCTGCACAATAACCGGCAAACGGAACGCGTACGGTACGGAGCGGCCGAGCAAATGCAATATGTAACCTTAgtatcatcgccatcaatcaTGCTTAAACTAACGAAATTTGGCCATTAcgtcccgggtggtggtggaatggagtgaaggagaagaagatgtggtTGCGCCCGGAGCACTAGGCTGGCGATGAGCTCGAGGAATGAGCTGGCAAGAGCGTTATGGGTTGCTGTGGTGAAGCTACCTCCAGTGCTGGTGCTCCCTCTGCTGCTGTACTCGGCGAGCCGCCGGTGACACTGCTACCATTCGTAATGGGAATGGCATCGTTAGCCGCCGTtagcgatgatggtgctggagcAGAAGCGGTAACCATCGTTccttcgtcaccgtcgtcaggCATTGTGCCACTAACGGCGGCATCGtcggatggtttttggttgggaAACAGCACCGAATAGGCTGGCGGTGGATCGAGCTCAGCGTAGTGAGGTAGGTTAAGGCTTGGAACTACCGATCCGCCACCATTCGCACCCGCACCGCTGCTGACGTCTCCGGGAGAAGAGGTTTGCAGGAACGAAGGGACGACGGTTGCCGCTAGCGAATCATCCGGGCTCTGTTCGCGTTTGTGCGATCGGCAGCAACATTCTACGGTGAAAACGAGAGAAGGCAAAGCATGAAACAACAATTCACAAACGAGCACCACAGGACACACAGAACAGGAGGATGGTTCGTTCGTACCCCATAAACCGCAAATTAGTAACGCTCCACCACAGATCACCATGCCGAGGAACAGATAGCCCCATGGGCCGTACTTGGAAAGGCCGGTCAGTGAGCTGCGATGCTTTTTGGCCGGTGCGGTTGGCGTTGCGGTCTCGGTTGCGGTACTGCtgaccggtgctggtgtcgatggtggaaagcgaagcgaCAGCTCAGCATCGCTACTCACCAGCCCATCCGATGACAGGTCGTCCGGTTCGCGACCGAAGAAGGATTTGAGCGTGTTTTGAATGTACTTTCGAAAGACGGTATGAACGGGATTTTCCTGCAAAGTATAGAAGCATAGGTTCGCAGATACGTAAGTTCAGTGTCTGAGTAATCGTATTAACTGTTTTCGCTTTAATGTTTAAATTCGAGACCTCCATTCGTTACATTCGACTTCTCTACTTGTAGTGCAGTTTCCATAACGTCTATCTTAAAGCTATCTATTGCCTTGCTACGGTTGCCGCCGTGTCTAGCAGAATATAATTTAATTCATGTTGCGAGCGACactttttcattaaattagcATGAACGGTGCGAGACAAACAATTCATGCAGCGAGTAATCCGTTCCAAATTGCGCTGATATGGCAAATTGATCTGACTCATCTTCTGGTTGATTTGATAATAATCCCCATTATAACGATCGGACTATGATTCATACGCGTTTTttggaaagtgaaataaaGGTGGATGATGACGAAAACGGACGTCTCGTTGTGTCATTCTATTCTCTTACTCCAGACGAGCACCTACGCCAAACGCTGGGGATTTTCGGTCGGTAAGCTAAACACGTTGGGGAGAGGTCGGTTGGTGCTTTACCACAAGTGTATAAATAAGAGCCCTATATCTATATTGGTTTCGACGGTAGCAACTATCGGTGCACAAACACTTCGTGAATATGGTCAAACATGGAGATGAATACAGTTGGTTTTCTGCTTGTTTTAACTCGTAAAAAATTATGGCAAGCCGGTAATTCCGGTGAGCAAGTTGACTCAAAGACGGCCGAATGAGTAGCATTCTTTTCTTAAACGACGGTGGAATATTACATCATATACATGATATTCGATTATCAACAGTAGAGAAAATGAAGGTagataaaatgtaaattagaaacaattaaaaaccagTAGGCATTTAAGATAAAACTAATTTCGAAAACATACataacaatttaaaaaagttataaaataaaaagcgaatgatttatgtaTTACGGTATGAATTGTTTTATGCAAAGTGTGAAACTACAGAATCAGAAGAACTTTTATTGTGTATCAgttaattgtgttttttttttatttagacGTATTATAGGCAATTTTGACCAAATGATAGAACCCCTACTCTTGTTCATAGATCTTATGAAATGGttttacgaaaaaaaatgttttagaAATGCCCAAAGTGTCCCAATAGAGGTGTTTCAGGAAGGAATCTCGAATAGATTTCGCATTGAATTTCGAATTCGGGCAGTGCTGTGCCACCTCTAAAAAACCGGTATTCGTTGGGAAGCCATTTGAGGTCAACCAGCCAACCATGCAGAACATTAGACAACGCGCCTCATGGTATGACCTTCAAAGAGGTGTTGCACCttgctttttattttgcgGAAGTGTGAATGACCCCTTATCACGTTTTTCATCATAAGTTTGCATCATCGCCACTCCTTTCCGCATtaagaggaagaagaatctCAAGATCAGTCAATCAAGAGAGTATGTCATTGCCAAAAATACATCGCCGCGTGTATTAAACTCTCAACACTTCACTAAGAAGTCTTATGTGCTTATGATGATTGTAAGGATCAAGGATTTATCATATTCCTATATTATTCCATATATTATTACGatgaatgaattattcaacaaGCCAAATAGCACGCTAAATAAAAGGATGAAACCAAAACaggaaacaaaattaaattcaattagcgGTGCCaccaaaaattaataactagTTGAGAatgtggggaaggggggacaTTGAATCGTTTTGGTTCCCAAATCAGTACGCTCGCCAATAATGGAATACCATATAAGCGGCACAACTAGTTTTAGTACGCATCAAATATTCAGCCTCAGTCAGAAATACCCAACAGTCTTGATTT
This sequence is a window from Anopheles darlingi chromosome 3, idAnoDarlMG_H_01, whole genome shotgun sequence. Protein-coding genes within it:
- the LOC125957530 gene encoding uncharacterized protein LOC125957530, with the protein product MMLHNIIASVQWWCIFILYTQRTDCASFFSNAESTGIGGVTLPSLCSDNDPSEQYVSDKGAASSLVLSLRPEHGRSSSASSCKRQFRAPDAYNFFVRLQRIPGASGTRGASSSRKYSSSTKSGNTTNSCALTISQSANGEVLPSWRLDPCALESAATAAATTPEDQMRLLQGKLNIVWKHDGNAPNYRLHITVVGQGNVCLEREKHSCLAYAGMPLLCIASELICDGVPNCPPLGSVVSDENEEMCAKHRQEVLSENPVHTVFRKYIQNTLKSFFGREPDDLSSDGLVSSDAELSLRFPPSTPAPVSSTATETATPTAPAKKHRSSLTGLSKYGPWGYLFLGMVICGGALLICGLWECCCRSHKREQSPDDSLAATVVPSFLQTSSPGDVSSGAGANGGGSVVPSLNLPHYAELDPPPAYSVLFPNQKPSDDAAVSGTMPDDGDEGTMVTASAPAPSSLTAANDAIPITNGSSVTGGSPSTAAEGAPALEVASPQQPITLLPAHSSSSSPA